A single genomic interval of uncultured Sphaerochaeta sp. harbors:
- a CDS encoding proline--tRNA ligase: MRMSKLFSKTLREAPNGADSKGYEYLLRAGFIRQLGAGIFTLLPFGFSATKKIEQVIREEMNAIGGQEILMPLVNPADIWKETGRFYSIDREMSRFNDRAGRDMVLAMTHEEAVTDLARGEIDSYKRLPLLVYQIQTKWRDDPRPRAGLIRVREFTMKDSYSFDIDQEGLDKQYAEHYKAYFRIFSRCGLPVIVVGADSGMMGGKISHEYMYLSPIGEDTIITCPACHYTANRQVATFKKTYYSEEMKETEKVLTPDCKTIEELAAFLKIEKCQTAKAVFLVGTFINDTNGEEEEKLIIGIIRGDLEVEENKLQNAVKANSLRPAHPEEITAKKMVPGYGSAIGCADDVLVVVDDSVAKSNNLVAGANEEGYHLLNTNFGRDYQGEVADIASASGGHACPECGEPLVASKGVEVGNIFQLNTRYSESMNCTYQDENGVRRPVIMGSYGIGVGRLLACLAENYSDEKGLSLPISVAPLQVHLVSLVKDAQVAETIYQSLTQAGVEVLYDDRKESAGVKFADADLIGLPVRITLGNRSLKEGKVEVKLRSNLEESFSFGVDTVVEETLSLIAKLKDELASQIVETEWQNN; the protein is encoded by the coding sequence ATGAGGATGTCCAAACTCTTTTCCAAAACCCTGAGAGAAGCCCCAAACGGTGCTGATAGCAAGGGGTATGAATATCTGCTGCGAGCAGGCTTTATCCGCCAGTTGGGAGCTGGCATCTTCACCTTGCTCCCCTTTGGGTTCAGTGCGACCAAGAAGATAGAACAAGTCATTCGTGAAGAGATGAATGCAATCGGGGGACAAGAGATCCTGATGCCGCTGGTCAATCCTGCGGATATCTGGAAGGAAACCGGCCGATTCTACAGCATCGACCGAGAGATGAGTAGGTTCAATGACCGCGCGGGAAGGGATATGGTCCTTGCCATGACCCATGAGGAAGCTGTCACTGATCTCGCCCGTGGAGAGATTGACAGCTACAAGCGGCTTCCCCTGCTTGTGTATCAGATCCAGACCAAGTGGCGGGATGATCCCCGTCCTCGTGCAGGTCTTATCAGGGTGAGAGAGTTCACCATGAAGGACAGCTATTCCTTCGATATTGACCAGGAAGGGCTGGATAAACAGTATGCTGAACATTATAAAGCCTATTTCAGGATTTTCAGTCGCTGTGGCTTACCCGTTATCGTCGTAGGTGCAGACAGCGGCATGATGGGTGGCAAGATCAGCCACGAATATATGTACCTCTCACCCATTGGAGAGGACACCATCATTACCTGTCCTGCATGCCATTATACAGCAAACCGCCAGGTGGCTACCTTCAAGAAAACCTACTACAGTGAGGAAATGAAGGAAACAGAGAAGGTGCTTACCCCTGATTGCAAGACCATCGAGGAGCTTGCTGCATTCCTCAAGATAGAGAAATGCCAAACGGCAAAGGCCGTATTCCTGGTAGGGACCTTCATCAATGATACCAACGGGGAGGAAGAGGAAAAACTCATTATAGGTATCATCAGAGGGGACCTCGAGGTAGAAGAGAACAAACTTCAGAATGCAGTCAAGGCAAACTCCCTCAGGCCTGCCCACCCAGAGGAAATTACTGCAAAGAAAATGGTTCCCGGCTATGGTTCAGCCATTGGTTGCGCGGATGATGTTCTTGTTGTGGTTGATGACTCAGTGGCAAAAAGCAACAACCTGGTCGCTGGTGCAAATGAAGAGGGATATCACCTGCTTAATACCAACTTCGGCAGGGACTACCAGGGAGAAGTTGCTGATATTGCAAGTGCAAGTGGTGGCCATGCCTGTCCTGAATGCGGAGAACCCCTGGTTGCTTCAAAGGGCGTGGAAGTAGGGAATATCTTCCAGTTGAACACCCGATACAGTGAGAGCATGAACTGTACCTACCAAGATGAGAACGGTGTCCGCCGACCTGTGATCATGGGATCGTATGGTATTGGAGTTGGACGTCTGCTTGCCTGTCTTGCAGAGAACTACAGTGATGAGAAGGGACTCAGCTTACCGATCAGCGTTGCTCCGTTGCAGGTACACTTGGTGAGTCTGGTAAAGGACGCCCAGGTAGCTGAAACCATCTATCAGTCACTCACCCAGGCAGGTGTTGAGGTTCTCTATGATGACCGAAAGGAGTCTGCTGGTGTTAAGTTTGCTGATGCTGATCTTATCGGCCTCCCGGTTCGCATTACCTTGGGGAACCGTTCTCTGAAGGAAGGAAAGGTAGAGGTGAAACTCAGAAGCAATCTTGAAGAGTCTTTCTCCTTCGGTGTCGATACCGTAGTAGAGGAAACCCTCAGCCTGATCGCGAAACTCAAGGATGAATTGGCCTCCCAGATTGTAGAGACTGAGTGGCAGAACAACTAA
- a CDS encoding cation diffusion facilitator family transporter: MKKNLALKVSYLNIFSNIVLAISKTTIGFIAHSSALLNDGINNAGDVVSSIIAMIGISAASKESDEDHQYGHERLESVAAILLSGIIMVVGFGLLVDGISTIITGGYRETPLPGILAVIAAIVSIVIKQCMFLYTRWAGKKTDSSALMASAWDSQSDVLATTGGLIGIIASRLGYPIADSIAAIIISLFIIRVGIEIFRDGIYKMVDHACPEKTVEEIRLIILDQEGVKGIDLLRTRRFGSRAYVDVEISAEGSQSLVEAHCIAERVHHAIETSFPQVKHCMVHVNPYKHKKQ; this comes from the coding sequence ATGAAGAAAAATCTTGCCTTGAAAGTTTCCTATCTCAATATATTCAGCAATATAGTTCTTGCCATCAGCAAGACCACGATTGGCTTTATCGCTCACTCTTCTGCCTTGCTTAATGATGGAATCAACAACGCAGGGGATGTGGTAAGTTCAATCATTGCCATGATCGGTATCTCAGCTGCCTCCAAGGAGTCTGACGAGGATCATCAGTATGGACATGAACGATTAGAATCGGTTGCTGCAATACTACTCTCGGGAATCATCATGGTTGTAGGATTCGGCCTCCTTGTCGATGGGATTTCAACCATCATCACCGGCGGGTATCGAGAGACCCCACTACCTGGCATCCTTGCTGTAATAGCGGCAATTGTTTCCATCGTTATCAAGCAGTGCATGTTTCTCTATACTCGTTGGGCAGGAAAGAAGACTGACTCCTCTGCCTTGATGGCCTCTGCATGGGACTCCCAGAGTGATGTATTGGCAACCACAGGTGGTCTGATAGGAATCATCGCCTCACGATTGGGCTACCCCATCGCTGATTCCATCGCAGCAATCATCATCTCTCTCTTTATTATTCGGGTAGGAATCGAAATATTCCGTGATGGCATCTACAAGATGGTTGACCACGCTTGCCCTGAAAAGACGGTGGAAGAGATTCGTCTCATCATTCTCGATCAGGAAGGGGTCAAGGGAATCGATTTATTGAGAACCCGTAGATTTGGTTCTCGTGCCTATGTGGATGTTGAGATTTCAGCAGAAGGGTCACAAAGCCTCGTTGAAGCTCACTGCATCGCCGAACGGGTCCACCACGCCATTGAAACCAGTTTCCCCCAAGTCAAACACTGTATGGTGCATGTAAATCCCTACAAGCATAAAAAGCAGTAA
- a CDS encoding DUF6062 family protein encodes MKIELETIPVWDGVQENCECFICSLMAEAQKDAINFYLGNSVMNPETRVRVNEHGFCPKHWRMLATANKPQGVALMGDTYLETTRVKAEAAINGLLSASNPRQAKKAVGAFHAVIASREKGCLVCSAMEERLQRYLYTTCYLWGEDPSFREALSQGKGFCLHHFTLLLEIGQKALSSKLYPEFVRAMAQLEVANLDRMAKDVHWMTQKYKSENADKPWHGCEDAHKRTVDKMTGRSRVIDPVR; translated from the coding sequence ATGAAGATTGAATTGGAGACAATTCCTGTTTGGGATGGCGTGCAGGAAAACTGTGAATGTTTCATCTGCAGCCTTATGGCAGAGGCACAGAAGGATGCAATCAACTTCTATCTGGGCAACTCTGTCATGAACCCAGAGACCAGGGTACGAGTGAATGAGCATGGTTTCTGTCCCAAACACTGGCGTATGCTTGCCACAGCCAACAAGCCCCAGGGAGTTGCCTTGATGGGGGATACCTACCTTGAAACAACAAGAGTCAAGGCTGAGGCTGCAATCAATGGGCTTCTGTCAGCAAGCAATCCACGGCAGGCGAAGAAAGCGGTAGGAGCTTTTCATGCGGTAATTGCTTCACGAGAGAAAGGGTGCCTTGTCTGTTCAGCTATGGAAGAGCGGCTCCAGCGGTACCTGTATACGACCTGTTATCTATGGGGAGAGGACCCTTCCTTCCGTGAAGCCCTCTCACAAGGGAAAGGGTTCTGTCTTCATCACTTTACCCTCCTGCTGGAGATTGGGCAGAAAGCGCTTTCCTCCAAATTATATCCAGAGTTTGTACGAGCAATGGCTCAACTCGAGGTTGCCAACCTCGATAGGATGGCAAAAGATGTGCATTGGATGACACAGAAATACAAGTCGGAGAATGCAGACAAACCTTGGCATGGCTGTGAGGATGCCCATAAACGGACAGTGGATAAAATGACAGGACGAAGCAGGGTTATAGATCCCGTTCGCTGA
- a CDS encoding class II aldolase/adducin family protein — translation METKKYEKYRRQVASFMTRLYDRQLTTASGGNISMRISKDLFCITPSALDKGLLTPDDIAVVTLDGKNLTPNLPLSIETEMHRLILVARPDVQAIVHAHPTYVSAFTAITKDGKCAINTHLIAESYYILEDPAYVEYRLMGTVDLAEQVAASSFDHDVLLLENHGAVALGRTMLEAFDKMELLERAAQMTVITKQMGGGEYEVRELPEPRLKQLMHMKYGSK, via the coding sequence ATGGAAACCAAAAAATATGAAAAATACCGCAGGCAGGTAGCTTCTTTCATGACCCGCCTGTACGATCGACAACTCACCACCGCCAGTGGTGGCAATATTAGCATGCGGATCAGCAAGGATCTTTTTTGCATCACCCCCAGTGCGCTCGACAAAGGACTGCTCACTCCTGATGACATTGCTGTAGTGACCTTGGATGGGAAGAATCTGACACCGAATCTACCTCTCAGTATCGAAACTGAGATGCATCGCCTGATCCTCGTGGCACGTCCAGACGTCCAAGCAATTGTGCACGCACATCCAACCTATGTTTCTGCGTTCACTGCCATCACAAAGGATGGAAAATGCGCCATCAACACGCATCTGATCGCAGAGTCCTATTATATCCTCGAGGATCCAGCGTATGTTGAGTATCGACTGATGGGAACAGTGGACCTTGCCGAGCAAGTTGCTGCCAGCTCCTTTGACCATGATGTACTGCTCTTGGAAAACCATGGGGCGGTAGCCCTTGGGCGAACGATGCTGGAGGCTTTTGACAAGATGGAATTGCTCGAGCGTGCAGCGCAGATGACCGTCATCACCAAGCAGATGGGTGGCGGGGAGTATGAGGTGAGGGAATTGCCGGAACCAAGACTGAAACAGCTGATGCACATGAAGTATGGGTCAAAATAG
- a CDS encoding ankyrin repeat domain-containing protein has product MSKREETLNKKLLAASVSATKVKEVKSLLEQGADIHTQNEWGLTPIMLASQYNSSVNVLKVLLEAGADIQEAEPKYRSNALHLAANKSTSPKIIEELLKAGADLNARNYLGETALIMAVNTNPETRVVTALLKAGADINARDYQGHSVLEYAKAAKRTYIINQLKKMGAN; this is encoded by the coding sequence ATGTCAAAACGAGAAGAGACTCTGAACAAAAAATTGCTGGCGGCATCAGTTTCTGCTACCAAAGTGAAGGAAGTGAAAAGTCTACTTGAACAGGGTGCAGACATTCATACCCAGAATGAGTGGGGTCTTACTCCTATTATGCTGGCTTCTCAATATAATTCGTCAGTGAATGTACTGAAGGTATTGTTGGAAGCAGGGGCAGATATTCAGGAGGCTGAACCCAAGTATCGCTCGAATGCACTTCACCTTGCAGCCAACAAGAGTACCAGTCCCAAGATCATTGAAGAATTGCTGAAAGCCGGTGCTGACCTGAATGCGCGAAACTATCTTGGGGAGACTGCCTTGATCATGGCAGTAAACACCAACCCTGAGACACGTGTTGTAACAGCCTTGCTGAAAGCCGGTGCTGATATCAATGCCCGTGACTACCAGGGCCACTCAGTGCTTGAATATGCCAAAGCAGCAAAGCGCACCTATATTATCAATCAGTTGAAGAAGATGGGTGCCAACTAA
- the aspS gene encoding aspartate--tRNA ligase codes for MAEEVFSQRTTTCGSLTKADNGAKVVLNGWVHRDRNHGALHFINLRDRYGITQVVVDDDASNELQAVANELHLEYCIAVSGVVRLRPDSMVNPEMVTGEVEVKAEKIEILSKCAPLPFQIDDGNEPREDLRLKYRYLDLRTQGMQKRMKLRHDFIFACRKFLTSRDFYEIETPTMIKSTPEGARDFLVPSRIYPGKFYALPQSPQLFKQILMVGGMDKYFQIARCYRDEDARGDRQLEFTQLDLEMSFVKRDDVLSLMEDLFGSVFKEVMDYDLPARFRRLSYHDALNTYGCDKPDLRFDLPLSDVNELALKSSFATFKDIVSQGGYVKAICAPKSETVDFSRKYITSLEDAAKIYGAQGLAWIKVGENNTFTGGVSKFFAGLEEELVSTVDAKEGDMILFVAHQDWKKCCASLSAVRTKLGKDLNLIRKSFEFCWIVDFPLFEYNEDEGHWEAAHHMFSMPQAEYLDTLESDPGSVKGDLYDLVLNGYEVASGSIRIHDVELQKRIFRICNFDDETAEERFGFLLNAFRYGAPPHGGIAPGVDRMIMIMAEETSIHEVIAFPKNTAGISPMDDSPSLVDEKQLEDLHLIVKYPEPKS; via the coding sequence ATGGCAGAAGAAGTATTTTCCCAACGAACAACTACCTGTGGATCACTGACCAAAGCTGATAATGGAGCTAAAGTGGTTCTCAACGGATGGGTACACCGTGACCGCAATCATGGGGCCCTGCATTTTATCAACCTCCGTGACCGCTACGGTATTACCCAGGTGGTAGTGGATGACGATGCCAGCAACGAACTTCAGGCAGTTGCAAATGAACTGCACTTGGAGTACTGCATTGCAGTGTCAGGGGTGGTACGTCTCAGGCCCGATTCAATGGTCAATCCAGAAATGGTAACCGGAGAAGTTGAAGTTAAAGCTGAGAAGATTGAAATACTCAGTAAGTGTGCCCCACTTCCATTCCAGATCGATGATGGCAATGAGCCGAGGGAAGACCTCAGGCTTAAGTATCGTTATCTCGATCTCCGTACCCAGGGAATGCAGAAGCGGATGAAGCTTCGTCATGACTTCATTTTCGCCTGCCGCAAGTTCCTCACCAGTCGTGACTTCTATGAGATTGAAACCCCTACCATGATCAAGAGCACCCCAGAAGGGGCTCGAGACTTCCTGGTACCCAGCAGGATTTACCCTGGTAAGTTCTATGCACTCCCCCAAAGCCCACAGCTCTTCAAGCAGATCCTGATGGTCGGCGGTATGGATAAGTACTTCCAGATCGCTCGCTGTTATCGTGATGAGGATGCCAGGGGGGATAGACAGCTGGAATTCACCCAGCTTGACCTGGAGATGAGTTTTGTCAAACGTGACGATGTCCTGTCCCTTATGGAGGACCTCTTCGGTTCCGTATTCAAGGAAGTCATGGATTATGACCTCCCTGCTCGATTCAGGAGACTCAGTTACCATGATGCACTGAATACCTATGGTTGTGACAAACCAGATCTTCGCTTCGACCTTCCCCTCTCAGATGTCAATGAATTGGCCCTGAAGAGTAGCTTTGCCACCTTCAAGGACATTGTTTCCCAGGGTGGATATGTAAAGGCTATCTGTGCTCCAAAGAGTGAAACAGTTGACTTCTCACGCAAGTATATTACCAGTCTCGAGGATGCTGCAAAGATTTACGGTGCCCAGGGATTGGCTTGGATCAAGGTTGGGGAGAACAACACATTCACCGGTGGGGTGAGCAAGTTCTTCGCTGGACTTGAAGAGGAACTCGTTTCAACAGTTGATGCAAAGGAAGGGGATATGATCCTCTTTGTTGCCCATCAGGACTGGAAGAAATGTTGTGCCAGCCTTAGTGCAGTTCGCACAAAGTTGGGCAAGGACCTGAACCTGATCAGGAAGAGTTTTGAGTTCTGCTGGATCGTTGACTTCCCCCTCTTTGAGTACAATGAGGATGAAGGACACTGGGAAGCTGCACACCATATGTTCAGTATGCCTCAGGCAGAGTATCTCGATACCCTTGAGTCTGACCCCGGTAGCGTAAAAGGGGACCTGTATGACTTGGTCCTCAATGGATATGAGGTGGCCAGTGGCTCAATCCGTATTCATGACGTTGAACTTCAGAAGCGAATTTTCCGCATCTGTAATTTTGATGACGAGACTGCAGAGGAGCGCTTCGGCTTCCTGCTCAATGCCTTTAGATACGGAGCCCCTCCTCACGGCGGTATTGCACCGGGAGTTGATAGAATGATCATGATCATGGCAGAGGAAACCTCAATCCATGAAGTCATTGCTTTCCCGAAGAATACTGCCGGGATATCGCCAATGGATGATTCTCCGTCACTAGTTGACGAGAAGCAACTTGAAGACCTACACTTGATCGTCAAGTATCCTGAGCCAAAGAGCTGA
- a CDS encoding OsmC family protein: MGEKKHVRADFVPGHYQFVTDKGSSFEIGPSSAPYDYLLGALSGCLFATFVELATKMRISWEHISFDVDGEKRDDPPTTLKSLHITVQATGVDNQKKFLKAFETASRYCSIYQTISQVSEMDYSVDFQ, from the coding sequence ATGGGTGAGAAGAAACATGTTCGTGCCGACTTTGTACCTGGACACTACCAGTTCGTTACAGACAAGGGATCCAGTTTTGAAATTGGCCCTTCCAGCGCGCCCTATGATTACCTGTTAGGTGCATTGAGTGGTTGTCTGTTTGCTACATTTGTGGAACTTGCTACAAAAATGCGAATCAGCTGGGAACATATCAGCTTTGATGTTGATGGCGAGAAGCGAGACGATCCCCCTACCACGCTTAAATCACTACATATCACGGTACAAGCCACTGGAGTGGACAACCAGAAGAAATTCCTGAAAGCCTTTGAAACGGCTTCCCGGTACTGTTCTATCTACCAGACCATATCACAGGTAAGTGAGATGGATTACTCAGTGGATTTCCAATAG